One genomic segment of Microtus ochrogaster isolate Prairie Vole_2 linkage group LG8, MicOch1.0, whole genome shotgun sequence includes these proteins:
- the Znf512b gene encoding zinc finger protein 512B isoform X5, protein MTESFCVGGGRRLQGSSKSGSGKGGSRKEVQLPMLQDPPKLGMPVVHSGHSVPSQAPLCFDPGNPANDRTEGKKKGRPKAENQALRDIPLSLMNQWKDEFKAHSRVKCPNSGCWLEFPSIYGLKYHYQRCQGGAISDRLAFPCPFCEAAFTSKTQLEKHRIWNHMDHPLPAPKPGPVSRPVTINRPVGVSKPIGVSKPVGVSKPIGISKPVTVSRPMPVTKPVTVSRPMPVSRPVPVTKPIPITKPVPLTKHMPVTKLVTVTKPVPLTKPVPVSRPIVVSKPVPVSRPIAISRHTPPCKMVLLTKSENKTPRATGKNSNKKRAADSLDTCPILPKQARSENGQYGPSTMGQNVTFQLGTDPNNSSLLPGSKPLVGKEALRPADPASPPEEDPERTKHRRKQKTPKKFTGEQPSISGTFGLKGLAKAEDKARVHRSKKQEGSGSEEVRKKVLATPVTVSKEAPAPVAHPAPGGPEEQWQRAIHERGEAICPTCNVVTRKTLVGLKKHMEVCHKLQEALKCQHCRKQFKSKAGLNYHTMAEHSAKPTDAEASEGGEQEERERLRKVLKQMGRLRCPQEGCGAAFSSLMGYQYHQRRCGKPPCEVDSPSFPCSHCGKTYRSKAGHDYHVRSEHTAPPPEEPTDKIPESGDLLGVERTPSGRIRRTSAQVAVFHLQEIAEDELARDWTKRRMKDDLVPETARLNYTRPGLPTLNPQLLEAWKNEVKEKGHVNCPNDCCEAIYSSVSGLKAHLASCSKGDHLVGKYHCLLCPKEFSSESGVKYHILKTHAENWFRTSADPPPKSRSQDSLMPRKEKKKSLSGGKKRGRKPKERSSEEPASKLPPNRDDWPPGGRDRGARGSTGKKTGVGKAPEK, encoded by the exons ATGACTGAATCCTtctgtgttggaggaggccgccGGCTTCAAGGGTCCAGCAAAAGTGGATCTGGAAAGGGTGGCAGCCGGAAGGAGGTCCAGCTTCCCATGTTGCAGGACCCACCAAAGCTGG GTATGCCAGTGGTACACAGTGGACACTCAGTGCCTAGCCAGGCTCCACTCTGCTTTGATCCCGGAAACCCAGCCAATGACAGgactgaagggaagaaaaaagggagaccGAAAGCTGAGAACCAAGCTCTCCGAGATATTCCT ctctccctgATGAACCAGTGGAAAGATGAATTCAAGGCACACTCAAGGGTGAAGTGTCCAAACTCAGGGTGCTGGCTAGAGTTCCCCAGCATCTATGGGCTCAAGTACCACTATCAGCGGTGCCAAGGG GGTGCTATCTCAGATAGGCTGGCCTTCCCTTGCCCCTTCTGCGAGGCCGCATTCACCTCCAAGACCCAGCTGGAGAAGCACCGGATTTGGAATCACATGGACCATCCCCTGCCTGCCCCCAAGCCTGGCCCAGTCAGCCGGCCGGTCACCATCAACCGGCCTGTTGGGGTCAGCAAGCCCATCGGAGTGAGCAAACCTGTGGGAGTCAGCAAACCCATTGGCATCAGTAAGCCAGTCACAGTCAGCAGGCCTATGCCAGTCACCAAGCCTGTCACAGTCAGTAGGCCCATGCCAGTCTCTAGGCCTGTGCCAGTCACCAAGCCCATCCCAATCACCAAACCTGTGCCACTCACCAAACACATGCCGGTTACCAAACTTGTGACAGTTACAAAACCTGTACCACTCACCAAGCCAGTACCAGTCAGCAGGCCCATTGTGGTCAGCAAGCCAGTGCCGGTCAGCAGGCCTATTGCCATCAGCAGACACACACCACCCTGCAAAATGGTATTGCTGACCAAATCTGAGAACAAAACACCTCGTGCTACAGGCAAGaacagcaataagaaaag GGCTGCAGACAGTTTGGACACCTGCCCCATCCTGCCCAAGCAGGCAAGGTCAGAGAATGGACAGTATGGCCCATCCACCATGGGCCAGAATGTGACTTTCCAGCTGGGTACAGATCCCAACAACAGCTCCCTACTGCCAGGAAGCAAGCCCTTGGTGGGCAAAGAGGCGCTGCGGCCTGCAGACCCAGCGTCCCCCCCAGAGGAGGACCCCGAGCGCACAAAGCACA gaaggaaacagaaaacacccaAGAAATTTACAGGGGAGCAGCCATCTATCTCAGGGACCTTTGGGCTCAAAG gcctgGCCAAAGCTGAAGACAAGGCCCGAGTTCATCGCTCCAAGAAACAAGAAGGATCAGGCTCCGAGGAAGTGCGGAAGAAGGTGCTGGCCACCCCTGTCACTGTCAGCAAGGAGGCACCAGCTCCTGTGGCCCACCCAGCCCCAG GTGGCCCTGAGGAGCAGTGGCAGCGAGCCATCCATGAACGGGGGGAGGCCATCTGCCCTACCTGCAATGTGGTTACCCGGAAGACCCTCGTGGGGCTCAAAAAGCACATGGAAGTATGTCATAAG TTGCAGGAAGCTCTCAAATGCCAGCACTGCCGGAAACAGTTCAagtccaaggctggcctcaactaCCACACCATGGCTGAACACAGTGCCAAG CCCACTGATGCTGAGGCCTCTGAAGGGGGAGAACAGGAGGAACGAGAGAGGCTTCGAAAGGTGCTGAAGCAGATGGGACGGCTGCGCTGCCCCCAAGAG GGCTGCGGAGCCGCCTTCTCCAGCCTCATGGGTTATCAGTACCATCAGCGGCGCTGTGGGAAGCCACCATGTGAGGTAGACAGTCCCTCCTTCCCCTGTTCCCACTGTGGCAAGACTTACCGATCCAAGGCTGGCCATGACTATCATGTACGTTCAGAGCACACAGCCCCG CCCCCTGAGGAGCCCACAGACAAAATCCCTGAGTCTGGGGACCTGCTTGGAGTAGAACGGACCCCAAGTGGTCGCATCCGTCGCACGTCGGCCCAGGTTGCCGTGTTCCATCTACAGGAGATTGCAGAGGATGAGCTGGCCCGTGACTGGACCAAACGGCGCATGAAGGATGACCTCGTGCCTGAGACTGCACGG CTCAACTACACTCGGCCAGGCCTCCCTACACTTAACCCCCAGCTGCTGGAGGCATGGAAGAATGAAGTCAAGGAGAAAGGCCATGTGAACTGTCCCAATGAT TGCTGTGAAGCCATCTACTCCAGTGTGTCTGGCCTCAAGGCCCATCTTGCCAGCTGCAGCAAG GGGGACCATCTGGTGGGGAAGTACCACTGCCTGCTATGTCCCAAAGAGTTCAGCTCTGAGAGCGGTGTCAAGTACCACATCCTTAAGACTCATGCAGAG AACTGGTTTCGGACCTCAGCTGACCCACCTCCTAAATCCAGGAGCCAGGATTCCTTGATGcctagaaaagagaagaagaaaagtctgTCCGGAGGAAAGAAGCGGGGCCGTAAGCCCAAGGAACGGTCCTCTGAGGAGCCAGCATCTAAACTGCCACCTAACAGGGATGACTGgcccccaggaggcagagacaggggggcCCGAGGCTCCACTGGGAAGAAGACTGGAGTTGGGAAGGCGCCTGAAAAGTGA